The following are encoded together in the Syngnathus scovelli strain Florida chromosome 12, RoL_Ssco_1.2, whole genome shotgun sequence genome:
- the eif4e1c gene encoding eukaryotic translation initiation factor 4E family member 1c, whose amino-acid sequence MATSEPKEPKTEEPQPATDSQVANQEQYIKHPLQNKWALWYFKNDKSKSWTENLRLISKFDTVEDFWALYNHIQQPSKLVFGCDYCLFKDGIKPMWEDDRNKLGGRWLMTLNKVQRHNDLDRYWLETLLCLVGESFDEASDDVCGAVVNVRHKADKIAIWTSNCQNRDAIMTIGQIYKELLSIPSKAMLGYQSHDDTSSKSGSTTKNMYSV is encoded by the exons ATGGCGACATCGGAACCG AAAGAACCCAAAACTGAAGAGCCGCAACCTGCAACCGACAGCCAAGTCGCAAACCAGGAACAGTACATCAAACACCCCTTGCAAAACAA ATGGGCCCTGTGGTATttcaaaaatgacaaaagcaAAAGCTGGACGGAGAACTTGCGTCTCATTTCCAAGTTTGACACAGTGGAAGACTTCTGGGC ATTATACAACCACATACAGCAACCCAGCAAGCTTGTCTTTGGCTGTGATTATTGCCTATTCAAG GATGGCATCAAGCCCATGTGGGAGGACGACCGCAACAAACTGGGAGGGCGGTGGCTCATGACCCTCAATAAAGTCCAGCGGCACAACGACCTCGATCGCTACTGGTTGGAGACG CTCCTCTGTTTGGTGGGCGAGTCGTTCGACGAGGCGAGCGATGACGTGTGCGGAGCCGTGGTCAACGTCAGGCACAAAGCGGACAAAATAGCAATCTGGACCAGCAACTGCCAAAACAGGGACGCCATCATGACGATAGG GCAAATTTACAAGGAACTTCTGAGCATCCCCAGCAAAGCCATGCTGGGCTACCAGTCACACGACGACACGTCCAGCAAGAGCGGCTCCACCACCAAGAACATGTACTCTGTTTGA
- the si:dkey-228d14.5 gene encoding transmembrane protein 150A, which produces MWLWIFFPLALSLTSFVGTWAVYGLAYSNQHVCSLTDWWGENFCTANHTTNCCKVPTISTSGTYAPENSLFTAVINAGSFLFFFFCIFHHAHIMEKNASHATMSRFALAFGVVASMGSFAAGNCNPGYLTLLHHAGAGLSFLCICCYMFLLTALTNRCLLTGYENVLYPLRVVSTLQQTILTICYAFCFAHHDYHYVHLSAVFEWIVSANLELFELSFMVEFSFFSSYMLSNLYSQREEERPFIMA; this is translated from the exons ATGTGGCTCTGGATTTTCTTTCCTTTGGCTCTCTCACTAACTTCCTTCGTCGGAACTTGGGCTGT ATATGGCTTAGCCTACTCCAATCAACATGTGTGCTCGCTCACCGACTG GTGGGGGGAGAACTTCTGCACAGCTAATCACACCACCAACTGCTGTAAGGTTCCCACCATAAG cACAAGTGGGACCTACGCCCCGGAGAATTCACTTTTCACAGCGGTCATCAACGCTGGCTCCTTCCTGT TTTTCTTCTTCTGCATATTCCACCATGCCCACATCATGGAGAAAAATGCTAGCCATGCCACCATGAGCAGGTTTGCTCTGGCCTTTGGCGTGGTGGCCTCCATGGGATCATTCGCTGCCGGGAACTGCAAT CCTGGGTACCTGACGCTACTGCACCATGCAGGGGCTGGACTAAGCTTCTTGTGCATCTGCTGCTACATGTTCCTACTGACCGCACTGACCAATAGATGCCTGCTGACGGGATACGAGAATGTCCTCTACCCGCTACGCGTCGTGTCCACGCTGCAACAGACCATCCTCACTATTTGCT atgcTTTTTGCTTTGCCCACCACGACTACCACTACGTACACCTGTCTGCAGTTTTCGAGTGGATCGTCAGTGCTAACTTGGAGCTGTTTGAGCTCAGCTTCATGGTGGAATTCAGTTTCTTCTCCTCCTACATGCTGTCCAATCTCTACAGCCAACGCGAGGAGGAGAGGCCCTTTATAATGGCCTGA